A genomic segment from Spinacia oleracea cultivar Varoflay chromosome 3, BTI_SOV_V1, whole genome shotgun sequence encodes:
- the LOC130469993 gene encoding uncharacterized protein, whose protein sequence is MEAIEADFVPGSDVPEVAGEKKESADLPFEREKSPDKEMIDLSGPEAAVPEVQKEVPSAGEEEQPEQGLTRKRRHSTLGSTSTSALDRLIHADPCSDVPLKRIPEEVREAMARYARAPILGEDPLAHVGSLVGPEAARENLLRANPQWRVPGAEERNPAMMAQYYLNEAVFWSSFASECSSVEEKQLRKYREAYARDIPILDQKAGQLLSELTEVKQLYLQYSREARESAEKIGAEVGQLIFRVEEDAEKIASFAEEKKDMAAKFASELEEKDRLFQEMKSKFEAADKEHKEAELRLCHFVQHRELIQQQADKVPVLRLKLREKDDYIRKLEQERVDLYTADQCREQYWNGILGARRMFAKHMPHFPWNEKVPLWMQAEDHLVECQADRDEAEAERQAALAEARAQKATYEGDTTAGGSSKDAPLGAAPETPKS, encoded by the exons atggaggcgattgaagccgattttgttcctggttcggatgtccctgaggtagctggggagaagaaggagtctgctgatcttcccttcgagagagagaagagtccagacaaggagatgatagatctctcgggccccgaagctgcggttcccgaggttcagaaggaggttccctctgctggagaggaggagcagcccgagcaaggtctgacgaggaagaggcgccactcaactttgggttctacttctacctcggccctggataggctgatccatgctgatccctgttcggatgttccgctaaaacggatccccgaagaagtaagggaggcgatggctcggtatgccagggctccgattttgggagaggaccccttggctcacgtgggatccttggtgggccccgaggctgctcgggagaatctgcttcgtgctaacccgcagtggagggttcctggggccgaagagaggaatccggctatgatggcccagtactatctgaacgag gctgttttctggtcctcgttcgcttccgagtgtagctcggttgaggagaaacaattgaggaaatatcgtgaggcttatgctcgtgatattcccattttggaccagaaggctgggcaactcCTCTCCGAGCTTACGGAAGTCAAGCAGCTATACCTTCAGTATAGTCGCGAGGCTAGAGAGTCTGCTGAGAAGATTGGGGCCGAGGTTGGCCAGCTCATCTTCCgagttgaagaggatgctgagaagatcgcttcctttgctgaggaaaagaaggatatggccgctaagttcgctagcgaacttgaGGAAAAAGATAGACTCTTCCAGGAGATGAAGTCTAAATTTGAAGCGGCCGACAAGGAGCATAAAGAGGCAGAGTTAAGGCTTTGCCATTTTGTCCAGCATCGGGAGCTGATCCAGCAGCAAGCTGATAAGGTGCCTGTCCTTCGGCTGAagcttcgggaaaaggatgactatattcggaagttggagcagGAGCGAGtcgacctctacactgctgatcagtgtagagagcagtactggaacggcatcctgggtgctcggcgcatgtttgcgaagcacatgcctcacttcccttggaacgagaaagttcccctatggatgcaggccgaggaccacttggtggaatgccaagctgatcgagatgaagctgaagctgaacgccaagctgctctcgcagaggctcgggcccagaaggcaacTTACGAgggtgatactactgctgggggttcttcgaaggatgctcccctaggggccgctcctgagactcccaagagttag